The sequence AGAGCTCAGAATCCACCACAATAGAGAGGCACATGATTCAGTGGAAAGCTCAAAGAGAAGGATTTGTGAAGGTGAATTGGGATGTTGCATTTAATTCAAATCAGAGAAGGATGGGGCAGGTTTGGTCATCAGAAATGAAGAAGGAGAGGTGCAAGTCTCACTGTGTATGCCAAAGAAGCAGGTAAGTTTAGCTGTAGTAACTGAGATTATAGCTTTGTGGAGGGCCCTGAAGTTGTGTGTAGAGCTAAATGTGGAAAGGGAAATCTTTGAATGGGATGCACTGAGAATTGTTAAGGTTTTCAATCGTCCAGAGGATAATTGGGAGTGGCATGGGTAGTTAGTCgaagatataaaatgaattctttttaaaaagccTAGCTAGACAGTTCAACATACATATGGGAAGGGAATAGGATAGCTCATTTTTTAGCAAAATTTGCTTTTGATGAAAGTGAAGAACAAGTGTGGATAGAAGATGGCCCTGGCggttattttagttttgttatACAAGGTAAGTTGTGTATTGGTTAACTTTGGATAAATACAAAGATatgatttgattaaaaaaaatgattcttcaattttaaaaatataccaatTAAACGTAAACtctaaaataagatttttgaatCAAAAAATTATGACtaatactaattaatttttagattGTCTCTTATCATCACTTCAACCGTCTCTCGGGGTGACAGTAACCACGGGTTTCTGCTAGTGGTGGCTACCACCCCAAAAATCAATTGGAATAACCATAAAACAATTAATTCAGTCATTGCTCGGGGTGGCAACTAACACCAACCACATAATAGTGGCCTAAGCACAACCTAGGCACCCAATCTGGTAAATTGATGGTGCTTGATCATCCAAATCTGAAGCTGGGGATGCATCGAATCTTGTCGAATTTAGCCAATCCAGTGCCACCTAGGCACACACAATGCTGAAGGTGCCAGCAGATCCAGCATcgtttaactttattttttaattattttaaattaataggACCTTAATCCTACATGGATGAATCTATTTTACCATCATTTATAGGACCTTAATATGTCTAATGGTGCTTACATGTAATTAATCCTAGCCCCACCTTGAGAGGGTTTGGGAATCAAGGACACAAAGGTGACTTCTATGATCCTCAATATTTTTGGAATACACTAGGAAATCATCTATGAACACCACCACAAATATATCTAAGAATGGTCTGAACACCCTATTCATGATATCCATGAATGCTTCTGGGGTATTAGCTAACCCAAATGGCATCACCGTAAACTCAAAATGGTCATACCTCATTCGAAACAAAGTTTTTGGTATGTCGTCTTCCTTGATTCTCAGTTGGTGATGTTGAAAAATATTGCAGCTCCTTACAGTTGATCAAGCAAATTGTCTATCTTGGAAAAATGGTAtatattctttatggtcaccttGTTCAATTCCCAGTAGTCAATACGCATCATAAGGGTCCCATCCTTCTTAAAAAATAGTACTAGTGGTCCCCAAGTCAATATATTCGGCCTAATGAACCCTTTTGCCATAAGCTCTTATAGTTGGCCTTTGAATTCTTTTAGCTTTGAAATGGTCATCCTATAAGGTGCCTTATGTACTCGAGTCCCAGATTCCAGTTCGATGGAAAATTGAACTTCTCAATGAGGTGGTGATCTTGGTAATTCCAGGATACTTATGGGAACTCATCCACTACGGGTactccttttatttctttggtcTCCTTCGCCTTAAGCACTAGATGTACTATGTAGGTTTTGGCTCCACTTGCCAAATCCTTCTTGGCTTATAATGAGGTAATTATTCCAAGCACTGACCTTAACCTACTACCTTGGAACACTCTTTCTTGCATCCCAGACACTTGGAATATTAACGTTCTTTGTTGGCAGTTAATACTTGCAAAATGCTGAAATAGTAATCCATACTGGGGATAATATCAAATCCAATAAGTTAAATACTATCAAGTATGCCTCCAAGATGACTCTGCCTATTTCTCACAATTATCTTGGCACGCGACACTACTTCTCTCTTTGGTAGCACTACGGAGACCTTATCTTGCATTGACTTTGCCCAAAGACCGCTTATTCAAGCAGACAAGAATGATGGGGACACACCCGAGTCAAACAAAGTAATCACATGGTAATTAAACATCCTAACTCGCCTTAAAATGACTGAACAAACTCGATTCTTACAACTATACTCCCAAGGTCAGGGTTCCAATCCTGTGATGATGTATGCTTCTTGAGTTTCTAGTGCGTCCTCATCAACTTTTATAGGTGTTAGAGCATACAATCTTGCTTCTACCGCCTACTTTTGGTCTTTCCATCCTCCAATAAGGTCGGTCCTCTGAACCGGAATTGCTTAAGGGCAATTCTTGGCATAATGCTCTATCCACCCACATATAAAGCATGAGAGTGAAGCCTGATGACACTCTCCTTTGTGAGACCTACGACAATGACCTTATACTGGTGCTATGCCTCCTATATTGTGACACCCACAGACCTCGCTTGGGATTTGGGGAGACAAAAGTGTCAAGACATGCAACACTGAGTTATATATGCgacgttcatgacaattaaaatGCAATGTGCCTAGAATGTTTCTAGTAGTATAAATAATTCGCAGTggacataaataaataagggcTTGAGCAATGAACTTGGTACCAAAACAAAATCTATTAATCCCAAAACATGTCATAGTTTAAACACAAAAACTAGGGTCCCAAAACTTGACCATTCATAATCATCAAAATAGTTTTCTAAGCTTTAAATTATCGAGCTCCCAAATTTTTTGACTTCTCATGTCTACAACCTCTCACTTTTCCGTCGACCTCTCTATTTCCGAGCTCTCAACTTTTCCACCTCCCACTTTTCCGACCTTTCAATTTCTTGAGCCTCAATTTATTATGCATTCAATTTAATATACCTTTATTTAGTTTCATCTCCAACTGTAAATTATTCTTGGTGAATGATTTGGATAAAAACtgaattttcaaaacataatcTTTTACGGAAGTTATGTCAACTTATAATACTCCCAACTAAGATCAGACCTTAAATAATTGGAAAATGTTCTGTCTACTTGGCTAAGCAAGTTACACACTAATGTGGTATTGTCATTTGTCAATGTCATGTCGGGAGTTCGAACTTGGGAGTTCTGCTTGGACTTTGCGATATGGGCATGCATTCATGAGTCAAAACCACAGGAATTTTGGGATATGGGGTAGCCGTACGTAGTCCAACAGAGCACTAAGACCATTAACCatattctcttatttattttaaacattcTTTCAGTGCTTCTGCTTTTATCCGCAAACGATATTAATATTCGACCACTGCCAACCTTCTTCCTTTCTCAGCTTGAAGGTTGCTGTTCAGCTATGGCGGTGGTGCTTGCTTTTTTATGCATCTTTGTGCTCTCTAATGCCCGTGGTGGTGGTGTTGCTGCTACTCGGCTCCAGACGCATCTGTCGGCAAATCTTCTGGCAAATGGACTCGGTAAAACCCCTCCTATGGGGTAAGTCCCTttcatctttttccttttaaaatgtCTTGAGAAATAACTCGGAATCCTCTGTATGTAAATACATAGATCTAAAAACAATGTTCAATCCAAGTTTCACTCTTTTCTGCTAGTTTTGATCCGTTGCTTAGTGATGAAATCTTGAGATTGACTGTAAACTTGTTCTTTCAGATGCTCAGGTTATAACAAACATGAGACTTCGttaatgttaagatataaaacaaataataaaatctatctctttctatcaatttaatcttttgggataagtggtgatttcacataatATCAGAGCGGATGTCTTGAGTTCGAatctgactctacactctatctaaattaattaaatattctacgtatTGAACTTCTCATTGAGGGGAGCCTGGCCTACACGTGAGGgaaagtgttaagatataaaataaatataaaatttacatatttctattagtttaaatttttgagacaagTAGAGATTTCatacatgtgtgtgtatattatatatatatatatatatatatatatatatatatatattcttttattgcCCACAGATCACTGTGCTTTATACACTTCACCAAACTGCTGAgtagtatttaattatttatttaatttaataccaACGTTACTTTCATAGTTTAATTACATACTCTCCATTCACCCTTGAAGAATAGACACCAGCCGACAGGGATTTCCAACTTCATTCTTCCCACTCAGAAAGAAATGCAAAGAAAcctatttatcatataataatcAGTACTTCTAACAGCTTTCAGGTTAGAGTTTGGATTCGGAATGAAATTAGAGTCGGAGTATAAAGTTAGAGTCGCTCAAGCGAAAGTTCCGACTTGGACTCcgaatgaaaaattaaaaataaaattccaattCCGATTCCATTTTTTTGGAGTCggattttgaaatattttctagctCCAGCTAATCGAGGGAAATTTAGTCATTCACTCCTTGTCATTTTCTGAAGATCAATAACCCCATTCCTATTACAAACTTCAGATTTTCGCCTACTATTACTAATTGATCCATTCATCTTACTTTATAGAAAAAGCTTAACAGTACTAGAAGTcctttttcaaaaacttaaaagcatcttaaaattaaaaaataattttattttaaaaatattaaaatggaaaagagagaaaaaaaggccAAACTCCCGTCCGCATGCACCAGGCCATCAAGTAGTGCCAACCACCTTGTGGCATCGGTGGCTGAATCTGgccatctttttttaatttttaattttttttaaataaaatggtttttctttaatttagtatatttaGCATGAGAATTAGATAATAAATCAAACCACGTGTTTTCTCTTGGACTTCTTTTATTAAGCAATCCAAGATtgaaagcaaataaataaataaagactaattatatatgaattcaTGTCATATCCTTTCCACAAATTTGGTAATCCAACGTCCCACAAATATGtctatatagctagctagcttatgaGCTATTAAATTGGCATTCCTTCATATACAAACTATATCATAACCATTGAATCcctttataattaattgattaCAAGAAAAACACTTAGCCTCGTTTATTTacatagataagatgagataaaagttgaaaattgaatatataaaatattgttagaatataatttttattttacgatttgaaaaagttgaattatttattatattttgtatgagagtttaagaaaattgtaatgattagatgatatgagatgagatgatttgtgaaaacaaacgaggctatTTGTTGAATTATTTGCtacaaaaaataactatttcgTATCAAAATGAGTTAATTCTCAttgcaaataatcattttcgtcgcaaataactcattccaattattatatcctttaataatttttcacttttggttatcattttctttaattttcacgAGTAAACTACTCTACACATAATGAAGTCTAATATGTTGATTAGATGGAACAGTTGGAACCACTTCAACTGTCACATTGAGGAGGAGTTGATTATGGAAACAggtaatttaattatatatcacCTATAACATTCAATTGTGAAAACTAAACTTTGAAGACAATTCTCCTTAACTAATGAGCTTTGTACTACAAAAATCTCTTGCTACAGCGGATGCAATGGTGTCTACTGGACTCGCCGCAATAGGATACGAGTACATAAATCTAGGTTAGGCGTTGGGGCCGGAGTTCTGTACCTAGATCATTCAATAGCAAAGATTTACTACCAAGCTAATCCTCTAtcagttttaatatcttttagaTGATTGTTGGGCTCAACTTCATAGAGACTCTCAGGTATCTATTATGCTTTGTTACTGTTTTCTAactgaatattttcttttagtactcttaattgggtatgtagAAAGATTATATTTTCAAGGTATAATCTTAATAAAGTTCAAGTTTGATAGGGAAATTTGCTTCCGAATGCCTCAACATTTCCATCCGGAATTAAGGCGTTAGCCGATTATGTCCACGACAAAGGGTTGAAGCTTGGGATATACTCTGATGCCGGGTATTAATtttgatgagaaaatatatttgtaaccgtgaattgtgtaaccaccgcataatcgctttgaaaaaagagaataaaacatgagacgcacatgaaaaaaattaattttttaatagtagatctactccttttcaaagcgattactcGGCATTTACATACTTcacagttgtatgtagaattactcaattTTGATTAGGAATCGAGATCCTCTCCTATGGTATTTAATAATGTCTGTATAGTATTTTCGAGCAACGTGAAGCCCAAATAAGCATTTAATATTGTGTctattcactacaagaaaactgcttatttgtgaccAGCTATTTCttacgaaaatgattattttctattaaaatgggTCTATTTTTGTATCAAATAGCTATTCTCGTCTCAAATAATCTGCCACAAATACTcgttttttttagtaatttttaattGCATTTGACCATCCAACTCGGTCAAGAAATTGGAGAAGATCTCAATTGacgatttatatatatggcaaATTTTAACTAAATATATACCAAATGTTTGGTCATAATCTATCGGAATCTAATTATATAGGTGAATTTCTACTATGCATTCGTTCAGTTTTCACTCTTTGCTAATTTCTTGATGTTCTTTGAAGAACTCGAACTTGTAAAGGAACCATGCCTGGATCCCTTGGTCATGAAGAACAAGATGCAAAGACTTTTGCTTCTTGGGTAAGATTTATTCCTTTTGAGGACgcatttatatagttataattagcATATCATGTACTTGTGCCATTTTGGTATGCTGATTGGTAATTAATTCTACAGGGTATTGACTATTTGAAGTATGATAATTGTAACAATCATGGCATAAGTCCAAAGAAAAGGTATTGGTTTTCGTTTTATACATGCACATTTTAATGTCTATATATAGAATTTCCCACCTTCTCATTAGCTATGGCATGcagtactatttattttttatagaagagaaattatttatacattattaGGGTGCTTAAATCTCGCACACTTTGAAAAGGGTGAGAAAATTTGTGACTCacgtgaaaaaataaaaataaaaatctattttgtaaaagtggatcatatatattttttttaaaagaaattaatacgtgggatttgcacattttataacggtatctagtattatttttcttagatTATTGCTTTGTATGCACAAACTATATAACTCTAATAAGGTATCCTCAACCTGTACGTGTGATAGGTACCCAAAAATGAGCCAAGCTTTATTGAATTCAGGAAGAGCTATCTTCTTTTCCATTTGCGAATGGTGAGTAGATAagtgatgtttttatttttatttgtttagcATCAAGACAATCTGAAGTGCCCATCAAGCACTATTCAcaacttagaaaaaaattattacaaaatttgcGTTAGACTTGTTCCCAAGTCCAAGCAGGTGTGCCTTCTGTAAAGGATTAAATatatgagcggtgctactctgctgcCTGAGTAGGAGTGTTCGGTGTTATCGTTAGTTGCAAacgtaactttttttttttcatatttctatccatatttttgtaatgtatttaaatatttttaaaaaataaaaaaatacatcaatacatttaaaatcaattccttcatcattaagtataaaaaaaatttaaaaaaaaattaccgaGTGGTCAAACCAAGCGATACGTTTGGGGCAGCAGAGTAGTGtttttccaaatatatataattatttctatATCTTTCAATCAGCTTAATCTTTTAAAACAAGCGATAATTTCACACTATATATACTTGGTAGGCTACTCAATTTCTATGTTTTTCTTCCCTGGCTACTTAATTTGTTTGCTTTTCCTGCTTAAAATTGAACTGAATAAAAACAAATGCTTGGCATCAATGTAGGGGACAAGAAGACCCAGCCACTTGGACTGCAGGTATTGGAAATAGTTGGAGAACAACAAGTGACATCAAAGATAATTGGAAAAGGTAAGATGATCATGTTTTGTTTTCATACAATTTCTGCCAACCACGACCTTTACTTTTTGTTGTCATTTGGAggtaattttgaatttcatgtgAAATATACAACATATAATAGGGCATATACATTATAAAACTATAAATCTCCCCTTATAACTCTATGTTATATAAGCACTGGTAGcagaaacatgacttgaactggAAAATAGATTAATCATTTTAAGAGTTTTATTGTGTGTTTAGTTGTTCTATGGGGATTCATTAAAAAAGAACTTGATTAAACATATTACAAACATTTTTATCAACAGAACTCTGTGGATAAAATCTCCCATTATCACAAACTCAAGAAATTACAGTCGTTTTAGGATGGTTAGATCTTGACATATCATGATGTGCTTTGTTAGTTTTATGAAGACTTGTAATGTACGTTAAAGGAAAGGCCGCCTTGATGGCTGTCGAATACAACGGAAGGAAAGCCCAATATCAGTGCAATGTACACTGAACTATTCGTATTAAGGAGGTTGATGAGGATCTCTTCTCTTGCCCAGCAAAAATAGCATCCAATCTCACTCAAAAAAGTGGAATAAATTCGATCTAGAGCTAAAGGTGCATTGCAAGGATGGTTGTGAGGACCGCATTGGTAAAAGAGTAGACCATCATCCAAGAGCAAAACGAAGGTGAAGAAGAGAGCTTATCCTTGCTGAGTGGAAGGCAAAAATGATCATTCCTCGATGCGAATGGAAAACGAGGCAATGGTGGTTTGTAGAGTGCAGCCAGTTCAATGGATGGGCGGGCAAGCACTAGGGTGAGAACAAGGAGCTGAAGAGGCTCCTAGTTAAAAAAAATCGCCTAACATTTAAAGGCGAAGAATGAGCTGAAGGCGAGCAATGGTCAAGGAAAAAACCCTTGCTAACACATGAGTTTTCTGGGACTACACGAAAAACATTCATGAGGTGGCAATGTCATATGTAGTAGCCCATACTTCATCTGAAGAGTGACATTAGGAGTGGGTATACTGAAAGGATTGCGACTTGGCAGATCATATCATCTGAACTCAAAGATATGATCTAAATCCACGTGAGAAACTCTCAAATGGAGAGAAACTGAGGATTGGAAATATGGCAGGCCCTAAGGACGTACGAACCATGCCCTACAAATCTGTCTCTGCCATCTAGCAGTGGAACGATTGAGACTAAAGGGACCCTATTCAGTCACATCTTGAGTTAGAAGGGCATCAAAAGGAAACCTAATGAACATGTGCTATAAAGGGCTTAAATCAAaagccaaaatctcacttttgagattgtGAACACTTGAGAGCCCTTGGAGTCAAAATCTTTGGAAGGAACCAGGGACTTCCAGGGAGACAAATAAAGGAGCAACGCAGCGCCTTTGTGAGTTAGTATTGTAGGTTACCCTTTAAGATAATACAGAGGAATCGGGGATAAATGTTGTGTGAGGATGTTATGAAATTCTGGTTCATGCATACTCTGTTATCTCCCTATTTCTAagcatgaaataataaatgttttaCCATTATGTTTACGAATATTTTCACTTCGTGTTTCCTAAGATTTGAATGcacttattttttatggaaTGTCTGTCTGAGTATCTATATGTCTATGTGAATAATCGCACCATGTGTCAATCATCATGGAACGGGATGAAGAATTCCCTGAACCATTCCTACGAAAGGTCCCCGCGAGCTTCATAGATGTAGAGAGAATCCTTGTGAATGATTGGGTTGGGGCGGTATCGTGTTGGCCTAACCTGATAGAAGTAGAATTCCCAAGGCGTATCAGGTGTCGGTGTCTTCTAGTTGGTTGGTTGGGTAGACGTTTCCTCGGTGCaacatgtatattatatgtGAGAGGCAACATGTGTTGGAGTAATGGCGTGTTGACTTGCACCATGGTAGTCAGGTGGGAAAGACTCCTCGAT comes from Juglans microcarpa x Juglans regia isolate MS1-56 chromosome 8S, Jm3101_v1.0, whole genome shotgun sequence and encodes:
- the LOC121244230 gene encoding alpha-galactosidase-like gives rise to the protein MGKERVAGRQKEESSPRESGRRRKTEEMKSYRERGNGGGRRKEGGNALNRGGKQQGGGSGSKMTLRKVASANAAVVKMTASVAAEEIEEGLACTSKATWSLGFAELLGLRNTTSTNGFQRRMGQVWSSEMKKERCKSHCVCQRSRKSSMNTTTNISKNGLNTLFMISMNASGVLANPNGITVNSKWSYLIRNKVFALKWSSYKVPYVLESQIPVRWKIELLNEVVILVLAPLAKSFLAYNELEGCCSAMAVVLAFLCIFVLSNARGGGVAATRLQTHLSANLLANGLGKTPPMGWNSWNHFNCHIEEELIMETADAMVSTGLAAIGYEYINLDDCWAQLHRDSQGNLLPNASTFPSGIKALADYVHDKGLKLGIYSDAGTRTCKGTMPGSLGHEEQDAKTFASWGIDYLKYDNCNNHGISPKKRYPKMSQALLNSGRAIFFSICEWGQEDPATWTAGIGNSWRTTSDIKDNWKSMTTRADENDKWASYAGPGGWNDPDMLEVGNGAMKTEEYRAHFSIWALAKAPLLIGCDIRAMNNVTFELLSNKEVIAVNQDKLGVQGKKVKKDGDLEVWAGPLSDGKIAVVLWNRGPTEATVTAYWSDIGLESATVVSAHDLWEHSTQASVKGQLSTNLKSHACRMYVLTPQ